A part of Hydrogenobacter sp. T-8 genomic DNA contains:
- a CDS encoding DUF3276 family protein has translation MERERLYSKKLNAGKRTYFFDIKKGRDGSAYLVITEQTEDKKNRLMVFEDKAEAFMSVLQEAVGKMKEVK, from the coding sequence GTGGAAAGGGAAAGGCTCTATTCTAAGAAGTTGAACGCTGGCAAGAGAACATACTTTTTTGATATCAAGAAGGGTAGGGATGGCTCCGCTTACTTGGTGATAACAGAGCAAACAGAAGACAAGAAGAACAGGCTCATGGTTTTTGAGGACAAGGCGGAAGCCTTTATGTCCGTCCTGCAGGAGGCGGTGGGCAAGATGAAGGAAGTAAAGTAA
- the mog gene encoding molybdopterin adenylyltransferase: MEKAKIGVLTISDRASRGEYEDISGKYIIEYINEVVTSPFEIVYRIVPDERDLIEGALIHMADVEGCCLILTTGGTGPAPRDVTPEATEAICQKMLPGFGELMRAVSLKQVPTAILSRQTAGIRNKTLIINLPGKPQSIKVCLDAVFPAVPYCIDLIGGPYITTDESKVKAFRPSK; this comes from the coding sequence ATGGAAAAGGCAAAAATTGGAGTGCTTACCATATCAGATAGGGCAAGTAGAGGAGAATACGAAGACATAAGTGGTAAATACATTATAGAGTATATAAATGAAGTTGTCACCTCACCCTTTGAGATAGTATACCGTATAGTCCCTGACGAGAGAGACCTAATAGAGGGTGCTTTGATACACATGGCGGACGTGGAGGGTTGCTGTCTTATACTTACCACCGGTGGGACAGGACCTGCACCAAGAGATGTGACGCCAGAAGCTACAGAGGCGATATGTCAAAAAATGCTCCCAGGCTTTGGCGAGCTCATGAGAGCGGTATCATTAAAACAAGTGCCTACCGCAATCCTTTCCCGTCAAACCGCAGGCATAAGAAACAAAACCCTCATAATAAACCTACCCGGCAAGCCCCAATCTATAAAGGTCTGTCTTGATGCGGTTTTCCCTGCAGTCCCCTACTGCATAGACCTAATAGGTGGACCCTATATAACCACAGACGAGAGCAAAGTCAAAGCCTTCAGACCCTCCAAGTAG
- a CDS encoding PepSY domain-containing protein: MKKFILFIPFLSFAFEDCRPSISLEQAINNARQHVGTVQSAQLSQNKKTGECFYRVRGTEGTAVIDAKDGKLLRFTRKR, encoded by the coding sequence ATGAAGAAGTTTATCCTCTTTATTCCCTTCCTTAGCTTTGCCTTTGAGGATTGCAGACCTTCTATAAGCCTTGAGCAGGCTATAAACAATGCAAGACAGCATGTAGGAACTGTGCAGTCCGCTCAGCTTTCTCAGAATAAGAAAACAGGAGAGTGTTTTTATAGAGTTAGAGGGACGGAAGGCACAGCGGTAATTGACGCAAAGGATGGAAAGCTCCTAAGGTTTACCAGAAAAAGGTAG
- a CDS encoding DsrE-related protein, translating into MKVLYIFSTPNSASYILGRMILPQLENDAHPVEVAGMFFFLDNNYVLVKGNPIGERLAKLLRDGKIGFLMGCDQCCYERNIADKLVEGATIGCFPNLYGKAQQLGVEQVITL; encoded by the coding sequence ATGAAAGTTTTGTATATCTTTAGCACACCAAACAGTGCCAGCTACATACTTGGGAGGATGATACTCCCACAGCTGGAGAACGACGCCCACCCTGTAGAGGTGGCAGGAATGTTTTTCTTTCTTGACAACAACTATGTGTTAGTTAAGGGCAATCCCATAGGTGAAAGGCTTGCCAAACTACTAAGAGATGGCAAGATAGGCTTCCTTATGGGGTGCGACCAGTGTTGCTATGAGAGAAACATTGCAGACAAGCTGGTGGAGGGTGCAACCATAGGGTGCTTTCCAAACCTATATGGAAAAGCCCAGCAATTAGGCGTTGAGCAAGTAATAACACTGTAA
- a CDS encoding CDP-alcohol phosphatidyltransferase family protein, translated as MRSEKLRVVLNAISLSRIPLGLVFLVLILRGALTEGLLVFLLGVSSDKVDGFLARRLRLEKIGLGRVLDPISDRIFISLSFLALCLAELKVDISWWAVLLTVGQDLILAPVGAYATFKKHRVSVSALGKLATSYQYVFVSFLLLLNLLGFSLNLLPLELMLVSLNLLSAGHHIYLWLLKGKNGAS; from the coding sequence TTGAGAAGCGAGAAGCTGAGGGTAGTTCTCAACGCTATAAGTCTTTCAAGAATACCACTTGGGTTAGTGTTCCTTGTGCTGATTTTAAGAGGCGCACTTACAGAGGGTTTACTGGTTTTCCTTCTGGGTGTTTCCAGCGATAAGGTGGATGGTTTTCTCGCAAGAAGGCTAAGACTTGAAAAAATCGGACTGGGTAGGGTGCTGGACCCTATTTCAGACAGAATCTTTATTTCACTTTCCTTTCTTGCCCTTTGTCTTGCAGAACTGAAGGTTGATATAAGCTGGTGGGCTGTTCTTCTCACAGTAGGGCAAGACCTTATCCTCGCACCCGTGGGTGCCTACGCTACCTTTAAGAAACATAGGGTGAGTGTCTCGGCTCTCGGCAAGCTCGCCACCTCATATCAGTATGTCTTTGTGAGCTTCCTACTTCTTCTTAACCTCCTCGGCTTCAGCTTAAATTTGCTACCCCTTGAGCTTATGCTTGTGAGCCTTAACCTCCTCTCCGCAGGGCATCATATATACCTCTGGCTACTGAAAGGGAAGAATGGGGCTTCCTAA
- a CDS encoding MGDG synthase family glycosyltransferase, with protein MRVLILTSSFGGGHNSVAKAIKRALEENYSMSVKIEDPYLLMNPKLNNLNARFYVYMMKYFPRIYGLFYNSTYDMEKDNILNFLLSLPGIGKLKELLEEEKPDAVVAVYPTYAGMLKILRRSGFSVPKAFVVITDFVAHVQWLHDGVDVYFVPSREVEFHIHRKGVVCGRVEVTGIPINPEFDMFREEKRDTLLISAGMFGMTPSVIEICEAVEEVVPGDIRTVLLCGTDKRLCQKVKGKFRGIEAIEGVLTHEEMARYMGRSILLISKAGGITTSEALSAETPLLIYKPLPGQEYYNTLYLLKNEAGMVANNSEELRRVLRAFLRERSLRETLLENIKRLRKPHSSLSVARGIYDALRRGG; from the coding sequence ATGAGGGTGCTAATACTTACCTCTTCCTTCGGTGGGGGGCATAACAGCGTAGCAAAGGCTATCAAAAGAGCTCTGGAAGAAAACTACTCTATGAGCGTAAAGATAGAAGACCCTTACCTTCTCATGAACCCAAAACTTAACAATCTTAACGCAAGGTTCTACGTTTACATGATGAAATACTTCCCAAGAATCTATGGACTCTTCTATAACTCTACATACGACATGGAGAAGGATAACATCCTTAACTTTCTCCTTTCCCTGCCGGGAATTGGTAAGCTCAAAGAACTCCTTGAAGAGGAAAAACCAGACGCGGTTGTTGCGGTCTATCCCACATACGCAGGTATGCTTAAGATACTTAGACGCAGTGGTTTTTCAGTTCCGAAGGCTTTTGTTGTAATTACAGATTTTGTCGCCCACGTGCAGTGGCTTCACGACGGTGTAGATGTTTACTTTGTACCTTCACGGGAAGTGGAATTTCACATACACAGAAAGGGTGTGGTCTGTGGAAGGGTTGAGGTTACGGGAATACCCATAAACCCCGAGTTTGACATGTTTAGAGAAGAGAAAAGGGATACTCTTCTCATAAGTGCGGGCATGTTTGGCATGACTCCCTCCGTCATAGAAATATGTGAGGCGGTTGAAGAGGTTGTGCCGGGGGACATAAGAACCGTGCTACTGTGTGGCACTGACAAGAGGCTCTGCCAAAAGGTAAAGGGAAAGTTCAGGGGAATAGAGGCTATTGAGGGAGTTCTTACACATGAGGAGATGGCAAGATATATGGGAAGGTCCATTCTTCTCATCTCTAAAGCTGGTGGTATAACAACCTCGGAAGCCCTTTCTGCGGAAACACCTCTTCTCATATACAAACCTCTTCCCGGTCAGGAGTATTACAACACCCTTTACCTGTTGAAGAACGAGGCAGGTATGGTTGCCAATAACAGCGAAGAGCTACGGAGAGTTTTAAGAGCCTTTCTTAGAGAGCGTAGCCTGAGGGAAACACTTTTGGAAAATATAAAGAGGCTTAGGAAGCCCCATTCTTCCCTTTCAGTAGCCAGAGGTATATATGATGCCCTGCGGAGAGGAGGTTAA
- a CDS encoding nucleotidyltransferase domain-containing protein, which produces MEIGLDEKTIELLRDFFKEYPKVEKVYLFGSRAKGYYTRGSDIDLLLVAPQMSFSEYLRLYSNLEELDLPYEIDLIKDKELTEEAVEIYSREP; this is translated from the coding sequence ATGGAGATAGGGCTTGACGAAAAAACTATTGAGCTTCTGAGAGACTTCTTCAAAGAGTATCCAAAGGTGGAGAAGGTATATCTCTTTGGTTCAAGGGCTAAAGGCTATTATACAAGGGGCTCTGACATAGACCTTTTGCTTGTTGCACCTCAGATGAGCTTTTCAGAATACCTAAGACTCTATTCAAACCTTGAGGAGCTTGACCTACCATATGAGATAGACCTAATAAAGGATAAGGAGCTTACGGAGGAGGCGGTGGAGATATACTCAAGAGAGCCTTGA
- a CDS encoding adenylosuccinate synthase codes for MKRHLVILGAQWGDEGKGKVVDLLSADFDMVVRYQGGSNAGHTVMVGGEKFVLHLLPTGILHQHTAGVVAQGMVVDLELLVKEMEELQQRGLKVWDRVFISDRAHLVLEYHKLLDSLFERKGKIGTTLRGIGPSYMFKYGRRGLRVCDLQDPDRTYKIIKENIEFVSDMCEKVYCENHKLDAGEIFERTMENYKKIRDRVADTTRLLLNFGGRVLFEGAQGTMLDIDMGTYPYVTSSNASALGLSNGTGLPPRYFSEANFWAVSKAYTTRVGEGPFPTELEGREGELLREKGGEYGATTGRPRRCGWLDLVALKHAVDVNGLDGLIITKLDVLDAFEEIRVCTAYEVDGELIDHFPASLSLLQKVKPVYKTFRGWQRDTRGAKSLSMMPSEALEYIDFIQEYLHVPVVMLSTGPKREEYFWLYEPVGKEL; via the coding sequence ATGAAAAGACATCTTGTGATACTGGGTGCCCAGTGGGGTGACGAAGGAAAAGGCAAGGTGGTGGACCTGCTCTCTGCGGACTTTGACATGGTGGTGAGGTATCAGGGTGGGAGCAACGCCGGACATACAGTGATGGTGGGAGGGGAAAAGTTTGTCCTACATCTTCTGCCCACGGGTATCCTGCACCAGCACACAGCGGGCGTGGTAGCCCAGGGTATGGTAGTGGACTTGGAGCTACTTGTGAAAGAGATGGAAGAGCTACAGCAAAGAGGTCTCAAGGTTTGGGACAGGGTCTTCATAAGCGATAGGGCACATCTTGTGCTGGAATACCATAAACTACTTGACTCCCTCTTTGAAAGAAAGGGCAAGATAGGCACAACCCTCAGAGGCATAGGACCCTCCTATATGTTCAAGTATGGCAGGAGAGGTCTCAGGGTCTGCGACCTTCAAGACCCGGACAGGACTTACAAGATAATAAAGGAAAACATTGAGTTCGTCTCTGACATGTGCGAGAAGGTCTACTGTGAAAACCACAAGCTGGATGCGGGGGAAATCTTTGAAAGAACGATGGAGAATTACAAAAAGATAAGAGATAGGGTAGCGGACACCACACGCCTACTCCTGAACTTTGGAGGTAGGGTTCTCTTTGAAGGTGCCCAGGGCACCATGTTAGACATTGACATGGGCACTTACCCCTATGTGACCTCCTCCAACGCCTCTGCTCTGGGGCTTTCCAACGGCACGGGGCTTCCGCCAAGGTATTTCTCAGAGGCTAACTTCTGGGCGGTTTCAAAGGCATACACCACAAGGGTAGGAGAAGGTCCCTTTCCCACAGAGCTGGAAGGCAGGGAGGGCGAGCTTCTCAGGGAAAAAGGAGGCGAATACGGTGCTACCACCGGAAGACCAAGGAGGTGTGGATGGCTTGACCTTGTAGCTCTCAAGCATGCGGTGGACGTGAACGGGCTTGATGGGCTTATAATCACCAAACTTGACGTGCTGGATGCCTTTGAGGAGATAAGGGTATGCACCGCCTACGAGGTAGATGGTGAGTTAATAGACCATTTTCCTGCCAGCCTGAGCCTTCTTCAGAAGGTAAAACCCGTGTATAAAACCTTCAGAGGCTGGCAAAGGGACACGAGGGGAGCAAAAAGCCTCTCCATGATGCCCTCTGAGGCTCTGGAATACATTGACTTTATTCAAGAATACCTGCATGTGCCCGTGGTAATGCTCTCCACAGGACCAAAGAGGGAAGAATACTTCTGGCTTTATGAACCTGTAGGTAAAGAACTATAA
- a CDS encoding nucleotidyltransferase substrate binding protein — translation MTPRWVYRLDSYQKALEQLRSAVELYKSRELTDLEKQGLIHAFEYVFELAWNLMRDYLLYQGHTDIKGSRDAIKTAFKYGLIEKGELWLDMLKARNLTLHAYDQSLAEQVVDKVVKDFFKSFPNFWKPSWK, via the coding sequence ATGACACCGAGGTGGGTATATAGGCTTGACAGCTACCAGAAGGCACTTGAACAATTGAGAAGTGCGGTGGAGCTATATAAAAGTAGAGAGCTTACGGACTTGGAAAAGCAGGGACTCATTCATGCTTTTGAGTATGTTTTTGAGCTTGCCTGGAACCTAATGAGGGACTACCTTCTCTATCAAGGTCATACAGATATAAAAGGCTCAAGGGATGCTATCAAGACAGCTTTTAAGTATGGTCTGATAGAAAAGGGAGAGCTTTGGCTGGATATGTTAAAGGCAAGGAATCTAACCTTACATGCTTATGACCAAAGCCTTGCGGAGCAGGTAGTGGATAAGGTGGTCAAGGATTTTTTCAAGAGTTTTCCAAACTTTTGGAAACCTTCATGGAAATAA
- the tpx gene encoding thiol peroxidase, with protein MAQTVNLKGNPVALCGPALKVGDPAPVAYVVTKDLQEVTVGGASDKVQVIITVPSLDTPVCETETKKFNELMAGMEGVAVCVISMDLPFAQKRFCESFNIGNVVVASDFRYRDMEKYGVLISEGALKGILARAIFVVDKQGKIAYIQLVPEITQEPNYDEVVAKVKELL; from the coding sequence ATGGCACAGACTGTAAACCTTAAAGGCAATCCTGTTGCCCTTTGCGGACCCGCTCTAAAGGTTGGAGACCCTGCACCGGTGGCTTATGTGGTCACAAAGGACCTTCAAGAAGTAACGGTAGGCGGGGCAAGCGACAAGGTGCAGGTTATAATAACTGTCCCATCCTTGGACACTCCCGTATGTGAGACAGAGACCAAAAAATTCAACGAGCTTATGGCAGGTATGGAAGGCGTGGCGGTATGCGTTATTTCTATGGACCTTCCCTTTGCTCAAAAGAGGTTCTGTGAGAGCTTCAATATTGGCAATGTGGTGGTAGCCTCTGACTTCAGATACAGAGACATGGAGAAGTATGGCGTGCTAATATCCGAGGGTGCTCTCAAGGGTATTCTCGCAAGGGCTATATTCGTGGTGGACAAGCAGGGTAAAATAGCCTACATACAGCTTGTGCCAGAGATAACCCAAGAGCCAAACTACGACGAAGTGGTAGCCAAAGTAAAAGAGCTTCTATAA
- a CDS encoding metal ABC transporter solute-binding protein, Zn/Mn family, protein MKNLLALLLFSLSFAFAQLKVVATYPWIGELVKEIGKDKVRVHVIARPDEDPHFVVPRPSHIARMRDADLVVINGAGIEIGFLPPLIQQSNNPRIQPGREGFLDLSQFINIIEKPERVSREMGDVHPEGNPHYVFDPHNIPILARAIKEKMCELNSKDCSFYNANLEDFLRKWNAKLREWDEGFSKLRGLKVIQWHKTYNYLLNRYGIQEVGTLEPLPGIPPTARHLDSLVQSSRGQGVKFVILEGFRKGEIRTAQRVAEPIGARVLVLPNDVGSENAKNLFDMYDLILRRLSQ, encoded by the coding sequence ATGAAGAACCTTTTAGCTCTGCTACTGTTTAGCCTTTCCTTTGCCTTTGCCCAGCTCAAAGTGGTTGCCACCTATCCATGGATAGGAGAGCTCGTAAAGGAGATAGGAAAGGACAAAGTGAGAGTGCATGTTATAGCCCGACCGGATGAGGATCCCCACTTTGTGGTGCCAAGACCCTCTCATATAGCAAGGATGAGGGATGCAGACCTTGTGGTAATAAACGGTGCAGGTATTGAAATAGGCTTTTTGCCACCCCTTATTCAGCAGTCTAACAATCCAAGAATTCAACCCGGAAGAGAAGGCTTTTTGGACCTTTCTCAGTTCATAAACATTATTGAAAAGCCAGAAAGGGTATCAAGGGAAATGGGAGACGTGCATCCTGAGGGAAACCCTCACTATGTTTTTGACCCCCACAACATTCCCATTCTTGCAAGGGCTATAAAGGAGAAGATGTGTGAACTAAACTCAAAAGACTGCTCCTTCTACAACGCTAACCTTGAAGACTTTCTCAGAAAATGGAACGCAAAGCTAAGGGAATGGGACGAAGGCTTTTCAAAGCTCAGAGGTCTAAAGGTAATACAGTGGCACAAGACCTATAATTATCTGCTTAATCGCTATGGCATTCAAGAGGTAGGAACCCTTGAGCCTCTACCGGGTATACCACCTACTGCGAGGCATTTAGACAGTCTTGTACAAAGCTCAAGGGGTCAAGGTGTGAAGTTTGTGATACTTGAGGGCTTCAGAAAGGGAGAGATAAGGACCGCACAAAGGGTGGCAGAGCCAATAGGTGCAAGGGTGTTAGTGCTTCCTAACGATGTGGGCTCAGAGAATGCAAAAAATCTCTTTGACATGTATGACCTTATCCTAAGGAGGCTCTCACAGTGA
- a CDS encoding metal ABC transporter permease: protein MIWDLFFSSFLLSVVLVGIHAYFGREIVKRGIIFTDIAVAQLSGVGIALSLVLLDGRYAYFFSLLFGLSASLLIALSQRLKEYSEAFIGLLYALGFSLVVLVLSFSAHGMEELKKLTASDILFVRLEEVFKTALIYSLIGLLLYLRRHFRGLWQELSFFALFSLTLASSVKLAGVLVVFSLLVSPALVSLLLRKGLIFAWVWGSFWSFLAIALSFWLDLPTGYSLVFLQALVGLAVFIIKLIR, encoded by the coding sequence GTGATATGGGACCTCTTTTTTTCCAGTTTTCTGCTCTCTGTGGTGCTTGTGGGCATTCATGCCTACTTTGGAAGGGAAATAGTCAAAAGGGGAATAATCTTTACAGACATTGCAGTGGCTCAGCTCTCTGGGGTGGGTATTGCCCTCTCCCTTGTGCTTCTTGATGGAAGATATGCCTATTTCTTTTCTCTCCTATTTGGACTTTCTGCCAGCCTTCTTATTGCTCTCTCTCAGAGGTTAAAAGAATACTCAGAGGCTTTTATCGGACTTCTGTATGCTCTTGGCTTTTCCCTTGTGGTGCTTGTGCTGTCCTTTTCTGCTCATGGCATGGAGGAGCTAAAGAAACTCACCGCCAGCGACATACTCTTTGTCCGGCTGGAGGAGGTTTTCAAAACTGCCCTCATATACTCCCTTATAGGACTTTTGCTATACCTTCGCAGGCATTTTAGAGGACTTTGGCAAGAGCTTTCTTTCTTTGCTTTATTTTCTCTTACACTTGCCAGCTCTGTAAAGTTGGCTGGTGTGCTAGTGGTTTTTTCTTTACTTGTATCTCCAGCACTTGTGTCTTTGCTCCTCCGCAAAGGTCTTATCTTTGCGTGGGTGTGGGGTAGTTTTTGGAGCTTTTTAGCCATAGCCCTATCCTTTTGGCTAGACCTTCCCACAGGCTACAGCCTTGTGTTTTTGCAGGCTCTTGTGGGTCTTGCTGTGTTTATAATAAAGCTAATCAGATGA
- a CDS encoding DUF3782 domain-containing protein, producing the protein MQAQNLEELKRLVLKVLPEIIKEDPVIKAYIKDLLKDSFAEKDKTEDRIEKLYEELVRLREDSEKRWQEYLEDRERVWAELERQREESNRRWEQYIQERDKMWAELERRREEERQERERMWAEMERRREEDKKEKESIWAELERQREESERKWEEYKKALEEQREILMQHSKILEEHSKAIQFLMEEVKRLSRKHDSTIGALGACWGLHSEESFRNALKGILEESFPVKVERYINYDKEGIVFGRPDQIELDLIIKNGEIIVAEIKSSMSKADVYAFLRKLDFYQSKEGVKVSRAIIISPMVDPKAKDVALKNGIEVYSYAEDVEGL; encoded by the coding sequence ATGCAGGCACAAAACCTTGAAGAGCTAAAGAGGCTTGTTCTTAAGGTATTGCCAGAAATTATAAAGGAAGACCCCGTCATAAAGGCTTATATCAAAGACCTACTAAAAGACAGCTTCGCAGAGAAGGATAAGACCGAAGATAGGATAGAAAAGCTCTATGAGGAGCTGGTAAGACTAAGAGAGGATTCCGAGAAGAGGTGGCAGGAGTATTTGGAGGATAGGGAGAGGGTGTGGGCGGAGTTAGAAAGGCAAAGGGAAGAGTCTAACAGAAGATGGGAGCAATACATACAAGAAAGAGATAAAATGTGGGCGGAGCTGGAAAGGAGAAGAGAGGAAGAAAGACAAGAAAGGGAAAGAATGTGGGCAGAGATGGAAAGGAGAAGAGAAGAGGACAAAAAGGAAAAGGAATCAATCTGGGCAGAGTTGGAAAGACAAAGGGAAGAATCTGAAAGAAAGTGGGAGGAGTATAAGAAAGCTCTTGAGGAGCAAAGAGAAATACTTATGCAACATTCCAAGATACTTGAGGAACACAGCAAAGCTATACAGTTTCTTATGGAAGAGGTAAAAAGGCTAAGCAGGAAACATGACTCTACTATTGGTGCTCTCGGAGCTTGCTGGGGGCTACATTCTGAGGAGTCTTTTAGGAATGCTCTCAAGGGTATACTTGAGGAGAGTTTTCCTGTAAAGGTGGAGAGATATATCAACTACGACAAGGAAGGTATAGTTTTTGGAAGACCAGACCAGATAGAGCTTGACCTTATCATTAAAAATGGTGAGATAATTGTGGCGGAGATAAAGTCCTCTATGAGTAAGGCTGATGTGTACGCCTTTTTAAGAAAGTTAGACTTTTACCAATCTAAGGAAGGCGTAAAGGTTAGCAGAGCCATAATAATATCGCCTATGGTAGACCCAAAGGCAAAAGATGTTGCACTAAAAAATGGTATAGAGGTTTATTCTTATGCGGAGGATGTGGAGGGGCTTTAG